Part of the Nicotiana sylvestris chromosome 2, ASM39365v2, whole genome shotgun sequence genome, TGATAATCATAAGCAACTTTAAGCATATCATAAGTAAAATTCCACCTAGTACAAACATCTTTTGGAACTTTTATAATGGAAGGTTAGCACTAGCACATTGTTGAGCAAATTCATGAATTCTACTTTGTTTATGAGCACGAAAAATATAGCCACAAGCATGTTGTATTTTACTACAAGCATcagaaaataaattaagaccatcttttacaaccaagttaaaaatatggcatgcacatctaacatgaaaaattgttGGATTAATTGGACAAAGTCTAGATTTTAAGTTATTTGCTGCGGTTGTGTTAGAAGAAGCATTATCTAATGTGATAGTTAAAACTTTATTAATGAGTCCATAAaaatcaagtatttgtagaacagtAGTTGCAATATATGCTCCAGTGTGTTTTCAATCAACAAATTTATAAtcaataatacgtttttgcaagtTCCAGTGATGATCAACCCAATGAAATGTAACAGTATAATAATCACAACCATTAGGACTACGACATATATCAGATGTGATAGACACTTTACAATCTAAGTGAAAAAATACACAACGAATATACTGAAGATATTcggtttgaaatttaaaaacattATTTCTAACGTGGTCTTAAGAAAACCTTGAAAAACAGGGTTATAAGTTTCTTGTATGTAATGCACAAAAGCAGGGTGAGAAGCGAAAGTAAAAAGTAAGTCACAGACAACCAccatttttgctaagttctcacgatctctatctttgttatatttgCGTAAAACATGACCAGAAGCAGGgtcaagttgttgttgaatttgattAGAACCAGATCCACTAGGAGTGTCAGTACTGATGGTAGGATCTATAATTTTTCCGGCTTCTATGTTAGCTTGTATCCATAAAGATTTGTGATCCCTTATTAAGTGTCTACTTAAACCCCCCGTCCCACCACTTGTTGTGTGTGCAAATACTTGCTTACATTTTTCACATATAGCACGATGATTGACTTTATCATGTTTAAAAAATTTCCATACAAGTGATGTTTTGGGACGTTCAGCCTTAGGCTTACCCCTTACAGAGAGTACAGGGGGTAAAGCTCCAGACTGAGATTGACTCTGAGTTGGAGCTTGTGTTGCGGGACTAGTGGGTGTTTCatctaattcttcttcctcattttcttcatcctcaaaaaAAATATCATTGCCAAATTGTCTTTGTAAAGTTTCATGATCTAATTGTTCTCCGACATGAACATCATAAAATGTGGGGGGTTGGGAAAATGAAGTTTCATCAACATGAGTCATTTCATCAATATGCTTTCTAATTCTAGGTCTAGGAGAAGGGTTAGGATTAGGATTACTACTACTTTCatctttactattttttttactgcttttttttttaaataccaaatacatttttaggtgccataatttaaatacgaaattaaattaaaaagctaacacaaatattaaacacacaaatgaaatacgaaaatataacacgtaaagtaaacacaaaaattaagcactaaaatgatacgcaaaaataatatattaaaattaggagatggaacgagtgcaccgtgattaaatattgaaacttgaagaaattgcccaaaatattgctccaaatacttgacgaattaatttgaagcttgaaagttGCACAAAAAAATTTGCCCAACTACTTGAAAgttgaaacttgaaagttatcacttGATACTTGATAGTTCATAGTTGATACTTGATAGTAACAAAATTGAGAGAATAATATAGAATATAGATAGAATATTAGAATGtaagagatttgagagagaagattgattttttgtggcaaaaaatgaagaagaatggaGGGAATTTATAGTAGAAAATAGGGCCAAAGTGTAATTTAATAAACTTAGGGGTTATATTAAAAGTTTGGGGGGTTAGGGGGTGTTTCGGGGGGGTAGGGGCTGTTTGGACCGTTGGCAACAGCTATTTTTGCAATTTAAGCCGTTGTCCAAcgactaattttttttaaaaaaaaactagcgGGACGGGACTGGACGGGACTGGACGAGACGCAGGACGGGACGAGACGGGACGAAACGAGACGGGACAAACGGGACGAAATGGtcgtcccgtcccatcccgtgTCCCGTTTAACATTGGCCCATCCCATTTAACTTGAagcgggacgggacgggacgcgAGACGTCCCGTCCCGTTGGACAGCCATAGCTACAACACATGTATTGTAAAATTGCCCTAAGGTCCAACCTTATTATAGGTAAGTATATATTCGTATATATTACAGACTTTAATATTAAATATACCACtgatttaattaataaatattatAATGGCAGTTACTTTGTAGGTACATATGGGCAAGATGTTGTTTATCCCAAGTTTTCAGAGTGGTTCAAAGAATTTGTAAGTATTACTTATTATTTAACATGATTTTTATTATATGtaattaattatatatttttttaaaattctaagttatattcaattatatatatataggtttatGATCCAGCTAATGGCATTAATGACCCATTTTTATGTGATATAGCTTGGGGACCTGACCCTAGAGTAAGAACGATGTCTAAATACGTGGTCAATGGGTACAAGTTTCATACAGAAGAATGGTCTAATGGAAAGAAAACCAACAATAGTGGGGTGTGGGTGAAAGGTGATGGAGATGTTGATTACTATGATGTGCTTCAagaaattttgaaattgaaatatGTTGTAGGTTGGCCGAAGAAAAAGTTGGTACTCTTTCGATGTAAATGGTATGATCCAACACCGAATAGAGGTACAAAGGTGCATGCTCAATACAACATAGTTGAAATTAAACACACGGGGCAATATAGACTTTATGATCCTATTATCATTGCACAAAAGGTGAAacaagtgtattatgctccttatcctTTGAGCAAGAATAAATCTGCATGGCGGGTAGTTTTGAAAACAAAGCCCGTAGGTAGAGTGGTAGTCGAAGATGCATTAGATGTGGCATACCAGAATGACATTTCAAATGTTGAATCAATAGTGGATGATGAATTAGCACATAAATTGCAGCATAATGAAGGGATATATGAAGAATATGATCCTTCTATCCTTGCTACAAATGAGGACGAAAATAGAGGTCTTGAACATGAAACAAGTGATGAGGAAGAATTACTAGATGAAAGTGAAACACGCGATGATGAAGACTTAGATGATTACTATGAAGATAGCGATGAAGATTAACTTGTTATTCTTTTTTAGGTTTTTCTTCCTTTAATCATTTAATATTTTGCAAAATTGTTGTATGGTTTTTTATGACATGTTAAACATTTTATGTTATTCTTTTAATTATCTATTATGTTGCAaagttattttatatttttacgaCTTGTTAGGTTGTTTATTTATTTCgttagtcatttaattattttatatttacTGTCACttgttctattttttgttttgtattttattATGATTATATTACAGATATGACATCTAAGGGGAAGGAAAAGATGAAATCTAAGAAGAAAAAATAATCTGTTCATCTAatgttatttttttatattacaGACAAGGTGTACATGACATCCTCAGCGTCAAAATGCAATAAATAGTATTTTCGAGAAGAAAGCTGCTATAAGGATTAAGGATACTATGTGTGCTGCTCGGAATTCCGGTAAAATGTCGGACTGGTTAAGAGAAGATGTTTGGGATAAACTTCTTGAGAAATGGAATACCCCAGAATGGAAGGCAAAGAGTGAACAAGCAAAGATAAAATGTGCCTCTAAATAAGGTGGCTCGTTGCACATAGGAGGTTCGATTACTTTTGAGGCTCATAAACTAATAATGgtaattatttataaaaaattcTTAGTTTTACATATAGAATTTTACGTTTGTAAAGTCTAACTCATACTTTTTCttataaagaaaaaaggaaaaagggcgAGATATGAGTCACGCTGAGGTCTTTGAGGAGTtgcataagaaaaagaagaaggatggtacaagAGAACACTGGGTGGAGACGCGTGCATCAGACACATATGTAAAATTCTAACTTCATAACTATTTATGGTTTATTAATATTAGTTTGTTTACATAATAGTTATGTTTTTATTTCAAGAAGAATATCATAAAAGGTTGGAAGAATGGTAACAAACTCAGCCTCCTTCAACTCAACCAACACCTGATGATATGGCTTCATTGTGGATAGAGGCAGTGGGTGGAGCAAACAAAAGCAGAGTCTATGGACTAGGAGTACATCGACCTATAGGTCATCCAAACCCACTCTTAGCGAATTCTACTTctcctcaaaatcaagaacaaatggaagatatgAGAAACGAAATTCATGAATTGAAGCAACAATTGAACTTCCAATACGGAACATTTGTTAAGATGCAGAAATTCATGCGTAAACATGGGCATGATTTatctgatgatgaggatgaacaAACTGAATCTGATGTGTAGTGGTTTAGTTGTGATGTTTTGGTTGATTGGTAAACTTGATTGTGAGAGACAACTTTATGTATTGCTTTTAAACTTGAATGTGGGCTACTATTTGGATGTTTTTATGCCCAAAATTGTTATGTTTAAAGGTTGGTATTGTTGGTTTAAGTTGTGTTAATGGTTGGCATTGTTGGTTTAGAATTTGTTAATGCATTGTTAATTTTGATTGTGTTAATATATTATTGGTTCGTATTATTATATTAATGTATCGTTGGTTTAGATTGTTGTTAATGTATTGTTGGTTGGTATTTTTTGTTTGTGATAGTTTGACAGGTGGTGTAGCTCGAAATTGGGCAGAATTCTGCCCAGTTTTATACAAAATTCTGACTGAATTCTAACGGAAACGGTCGGACAGCTCCCCAGATTTAACCATAAATTCTCAGATTTTCGACTGATTCGCTCGGAAATGTAAAAAAGATAATATTTAGAAATTTTCAACGGATTCCGTtggaaattaaataaaatttaatttttagttATTAATTTCCGACTGATTTGGTCAGAAATTCAAcaaaaaaattaatattcaatAGTTTTCGACGGATCCCAtcgaaaattaaataaaatttaatttttaattattaattttacTTGTTTATTACAACCGATTCAGTCGGTAAATTCTGACCACTTTAGTTGGAAACGTGAATTATTTGGTTGCCTGACCTTTTTAAAATTTGCGACCACTTTGGTAGGAAATCACCGACAGATTCGGTCGGAAATTGTTTTCCGGCCAATATTTTTTTGACCGACCAATTTCGGTCGGAAAGTAGTCGGAAATACGTGATTTTTGACCGAATTTCGACCATTTTGGCCGTCAGAAATTTGCCATTTTCTAGTAGTGATCTTTCTAGAGCTGAATATGATAAAATTACCCCGATGGGGTGAGCTGGGTTGACCATGCTTATTATATACAACCCAATATACACATAACTAATGCAATATAAAGTCTAGAAAGACTAACTATTGAACATAACTGGGACAATTCCGCAATTATAATAGGCCTAAATATAAGTGGTAAAATAAATAGAGGCTATGCTAATCAGTCTTTTCTTTTGGGCCCAGATGCCAAATAGTCCATGAGTCCAACACCCCCTTCAAGTTGGAGGGAGATAATACCTGCAACTTGAGAAGAAACTGGTGATGAAGCAGCCCAGTTAAAGGTTTAGTGAGAACATCAGCAAGCTGCTTTGAAGTGGAAACATGAGAAAGTTGAATGAAACCATCAGAAAGCTTCCCTCGAACAAAGTGACAATCGACCTCAATATGCTTTGTCTGCTCATGGAAAATAGGATTTTTGGCAATATGAATAGCTGCTTGGTTgtcacaaaatacaaaaataggatGAGAAACCTGTACACCCAAATCAGCTAGAACCCGCGTAAGCCAAGTCAATTCAGTCACTACCTTGCTGAGAGCTCTATATTCAGCCTCAACAGAAGAAAGAGACATAACATGCTGCTTCTTAGACTTCCAAGAAATTAAGCTATCACCCAGAAATACACAGAATTTAGTAACAGATCCCCTGGTGTCCGGGAAGGCTGCCCAGTCACTATCTGAATATGCTAAAATGGTGAAATCAGAGGAGTAAGAGTATAATAGGCCAAGATCATGAGTTCCCTTAAGGTACCGCAACATATGCAGAGCAGCATCCATATGAGGGACTCTTGGAGATTGAAGAAACTGACTGAGATGTTGCACCCCAAAACAAATATCAGGACTAGTGTAGGTGAGAAATAACAACTTCCCAACTAGACTTCTATAACTCTCAGGTTGAGCCAACAGATCACCACAATCAGtcttcagtttagagtttaagtCCAAAGGGCAAACAACAAAAGCAATCTCTAGACAATCAAATTCCCGCAAAAGATTAAATACAAATTTCTTTTGATTGAGGAGTACACCACCAGGTAAAGAAGAAACCTCAATCCCCAAGAAATAATGAAGAGCGCCCAGATCCTTGATTTTGAACTGCGCATCCAGAAATGACTTCAAAGCTGTGATTTCAGCAAGATCATCTCCCGTTAAtattatatcatcaacatagataGCAAGGATAACCATATGACTAGGAGAACCCTTGATGAACAGGGTGTAATCATTAAGGGAATCAGTATAACCTCTAGAGTATAAGGTTTGAGAGAGCTTAGCATACCATTTCCATGAGAGAGATTTTTGTAAATGACAAACCAAGtgagaataagaagaagaagaagaagaagaagaagaagaagaagaagaagaataagaagaagaagaagaagaagaagaataagaagaagaagaagaagaagaagaagaagaagaagaagaagaagaagaagaagaagaagaagaagaagaagaagaagaagaagaagaagcagaaggaggaggaggaggagaagaagaagaaggagaaggagaaaaagaaaaagaagaagaagaataagaagaagaggCAGTAGTGACAGAAAGACCAGGAGGAAGCTTTATATATACTTCCTCTTCCAAATCACCATATAGAAAGGCATTCTTAACATCTAATTGAAACAAAGACCATTCATTCTTAACTGCAACAGCCACTAGACACTTAACAATGGACATCTTTACAAAAGGGAACAACCTGGGTGTCACCCCTAATAACAAGCCTAGCTTTATACATTTCAATAGTGCCATCAGCCTTATACTTAATCTCGTAGACCCACTTACACCTTATAGGCTTCTTCCCACTAAGAAATACAACAATGCTCCAAGTGtgattgtgacgacccggctagtcgtctcatgagttactgctccgtttttccccatttcagctt contains:
- the LOC138883462 gene encoding uncharacterized mitochondrial protein AtMg00810-like — encoded protein: MSIVKCLVAVAVKNEWSLFQLDVKNAFLYGDLEEEGSPSHMVILAIYVDDIILTGDDLAEITALKSFLDAQFKIKDLGALHYFLGIEVSSLPGGVLLNQKKFVFNLLREFDCLEIAFVVCPLDLNSKLKTDCGDLLAQPESYRSLVGKLLFLTYTSPDICFGVQHLSQFLQSPRVPHMDAALHMLRYLKGTHDLGLLYSYSSDFTILAYSDSDWAAFPDTRGSVTKFCVFLGDSLISWKSKKQHVMSLSSVEAEYRALSKVVTELTWLTRVLADLGVQVSHPIFVFCDNQAAIHIAKNPIFHEQTKHIEVDCHFVRGKLSDGFIQLSHVSTSKQLADVLTKPLTGLLHHQFLLKLQVLSPSNLKGVLDSWTIWHLGPKEKTD